A genomic window from Vigna radiata var. radiata cultivar VC1973A chromosome 2, Vradiata_ver6, whole genome shotgun sequence includes:
- the LOC106777644 gene encoding probable galacturonosyltransferase 12 — translation MLLQISPSLRHVTVLPGKGLKEFIKVKVASRRLSYRMLFYSLLFFTFLLRFVFVLTAVDNIDGENKCSSIGCLGKKLRPKILGRSLESNVPEVIYKILDQPLGKNELEQRTDIPQTLEEFMVLIKEGGYDAKTFAIKLREMVTLMEQRTREAKIQEYLYRHVASSSIPKQLHCLGLKLANEHTNNAAARLQLPSAELVPALVDNNYFHYVLASDNVLAASVVAKSLVRNSLRPQKVVLHVITDRKTYYPMQAWFSLHPLSPAIIEVKALHHFDWFTKGKVPVLEAMEKDQNVRSQFRGGSSAIVANTTEKPRAIAAKLQALSPKYNSVMNHIRIHLPELFSSLSKVVFLDDDIVVQTDLSPLWDIDMNGKVNGAVETCSGEDKYVMSKRLKSYLNFSHPLISQNFDPNECAWAYGMNIFDLDAWRKTNISSTYHYWVEQNIRSDLSLWQLGTLPPGLIAFHGHVHTIDPFWHMLGLGYQESTSFADAKGAGVIHFNGRAKPWLDIAFPHLRPLWTKYIDFSDYFIKSCHIKAL, via the exons ATGTTGCTGCAGATATCACCCAGTTTGAGGCATGTCACTGTGCTTCCGGGAAAAGGGTTGAAGGAATTTATCAAAGTGAAGGTTGCATCAAGGAGGCTATCTTATCGGATGCTCTTCTATTCACTCTTGTTCTTCACATTCCTTCTTAGGTTTGTGTTTGTTCTGACAGCAGTGGATAACATTGATGGAGAAaacaagtgttcttccatag GTTGCCTGGGAAAAAAATTGAGGCCAAAGATTTTGGGAAGAAGTCTTGAATCAAAT GTCCCAGAagtaatatacaaaatattggACCAACCCCTTGGAAAAAATGAATTAGAGCAAAGGACTGACATACCTCAGACTTTAGAAGAGTTCATGGTCCTAATAAAGGAAGGTGGATATGATGCCAAGACATTTGCAATTAAACTGAGAGAAATG GTGACCCTTATGGAACAAAGAACCAGAGAAGCCAAAATCCAAGAGTACTTATATCGTCATGTAGCATCAAGCAGCATACCAAAACAGCTTCACTGCCTTGGCTTGAAGCTGGCAAATGAGCACACCAACAATGCAGCTGCACGCCTTCAGCTACCCTCTGCAGAACTTGTCCCTGCTCTGGTTGACAACAACTACTTTCACTATGTTCTTGCCTCCGACAATGTGCTCGCTGCCTCTGTGGTTGCAAAATCACTTGTTCGAAACAGTTTGCGACCTCAGAAGGTTGTTCTGCACGTAATTACGGACAGAAAGACTTACTATCCCATGCAAGCTTGGTTCTCCTTGCACCCTTTATCACCTGCCATAATTGAGGTCAAGGCACTACACCACTTCGATTGGTTTACAAAGGGAAAGGTGCCTGTGCTGGAAGCAATGGAAAAAGATCAAAATGTGAGATCACAGTTTCGTGGAGGATCATCGGCTATTGTTGCAAATACTACTGAGAAGCCTAGAGCAATTGCAGCAAAGCTGCAAGCACTTAGTCCTAAGTATAATTCAGTAATGAATCACATTCGCATACATCTTCCAGAG CTGTTCTCAAGCCTTAGCAAGGTGGTCTTCCTTGACGATGACATTGTGGTACAAACTGATCTTTCACCTCTGTGGGACATTGACATGAATGGAAAAGTCAATGGAGCAGTAGAAACATGCAGTGGAGAAGATAAGTATGTTATGTCAAAGAGGTTGAAAAGCTATTTGAACTTCTCACACCCTTTAATATCCCAAAATTTTGATCCCAATGAATGTGCTTGGGCTTATGGCATGAACATTTTCGACCTTGATGCCTGGAGGAAGACCAATATAAGCTCTACATACCATTACTGGGTTGAGCAG AATATAAGATCAGACCTCAGTTTGTGGCAGCTAGGGACATTACCACCTGGATTAATAGCATTCCATGGTCATGTCCACACTATTGATCCTTTCTGGCACATGCTGGGATTGGGATATCAGGAAAGTACAAGCTTTGCTGATGCTAAGGGTGCTGGTGTCATCCATTTCAATGGCAGGGCAAAGCCATGGCTAGATATAGCTTTTCCCCATCTAAGGCCATTGTGGACTAAATACATTGACTTCTCAGATTACTTCATAAAGAGCTGCCATATCAAGGCATTGTAA